The Opitutaceae bacterium genome window below encodes:
- a CDS encoding DUF4926 domain-containing protein: MNPIHELDAVALTGDLPAYNLKRGDVGTAVLVHGNGDAFEVEFVGYDGHTVALVTLERAQVRSLRANDVPHARELASA; encoded by the coding sequence ATGAACCCGATTCACGAACTCGACGCTGTCGCCCTCACGGGCGATCTGCCCGCCTATAACCTGAAACGCGGTGACGTCGGCACGGCCGTGCTCGTGCATGGGAACGGCGACGCCTTCGAGGTGGAATTCGTCGGCTACGATGGACACACCGTGGCATTGGTGACGCTGGAGCGCGCACAAGTGCGTTCGCTGCGCGCCAACGATGTGCCGCACGCTCGTGAACTGGCGTCGGCCTGA